The genome window ACAACTGTATATTGCACACCTCATACCTGTTAAGACCGGATGTCCCAAAGGCCTCAGACTGATGAGTAGATTAACCATATTCATTTAACAGCCTACAATGAACTAGTCAATGATTTCTTTAATTTCAATGTTTTGCCAAACTCCAATAGTGCTTGATTTAGTTGCTTATGATATAATTTATTTGCGACTGCAGGCTGTAATCCAGCTAATGCTCTTGATGTCTATTGAGCCATAAAATAAACTCTATCGTGCGCTTCAATGGTACAATCACATGGTAATATCCCACTTGTACTAATATTATATAATATTGTCCTATCTTCCAGGTGCCCTCTCAGAAGTATCCTCGTAATAACTCTGGGTTCAACCAAAAGGCCTGGATGGAAGACAGCATGAGTCGCACTGACAACTTCCCTTTCCAGGTGAGAGAAGGGATGAGCAAACTGTAGAGAAAATATATTTATCCACCCTTATAGGACAATGAAAGAATTGACTTGAAACATGCTTCTATATTGTTAAAACCAACACGTGCAGCTTTGTAAAGGCATTTTTGATGAAGTGTCAGAGACAAATTATATGTTCTGATATGTGTAATACAGTACACATCAAAGTAAATGAGAAGAGCAAATATGATCTAGTTACTAGTAAGTAGAGCATCTGATAACATCAATGACAATTAGGCCAACAACTTGTTTCTTGATGAAATTCACAGTAACTATTGTTGTATATGTAGTCTTATAGATCTGTGAATGTGGTGGTAAGCGTATGCCATGAAGAGGCCTAATCCGGTAATCAGAGTTCACCCAAAATAGCACCATACTCCttgtttagtgcactactttaaaccagagcctggtcaaaggtagtgcactatacagggaattgggtgccatttggtacggaAAACTTCAGCTTTCTTCTTTCGTTAGAGATGCAGCACGTTAAATACGGAAACCCCAGCCTCCTCCTGTTGTTGTTTGAGATGCCACAACGCCTGTATGATAAATGTTGACATACTGTCATCTCACTTCTGCAGGCTTTGGCCCTGTTTGAATACATAAAGAAGGCCCTGTTTGAATACATAAAGAAGGCCCTGTTTGAATACATAAAGAAGGCCCTGTTTGAATACATAAAGAAGGCCCTGTTTGAATACATAAAGAAGGCCCTGTTTGAATACATAAAGAAGGCCCTGTTTGAATACATAAAGAAGGCCCTGTTTGAATACATAAAGAAGGCCCTGTTTGAATACATAAAGAAGGCCCTGTTTGAATACATCCTTTCTTCTTTGAGGTAAACGCAGATCTGACATGACCTGGATTGGCTAAAGCAGTAGGGTGTAAGTCTAGCTTTAGCGTTCCAGTCACACACAGATCGgtgattacttcaaggaaggGATTATTTGAAAAGCATTCTGTGTCTATCTACAGAGACAGGGGCATGTGATACAAAAGCTGTAGATGGCCTACATCTGGAGATATCTCTCTAGAATCACATAAATACATTTTGGTGGTATTTTATTGGATAAGCGTCACCACAGAACGTCTCCGTGGATGTGTAACTGTTTATGTCTAAAGTACCAGGACAACATAGTTCTCATCTATACACAAAGCAAAACTGTGTCAAGGGTCTAGATTAGAACCTACCACGGGTTCTCGCGTCAGAATGGTTCTGTGTTCCTGTTCTTAGAACACCGCAGGCTAATCATCGTgttccctgtctctgtgtgtctctcagcAGGAGAGAACCCGTTCCTTTGATGGCTTCAGCATGCACTCTCTGGAGAACAGTCTGATTGATATTATGAGGGCTGAACAGGATTCCTTGAAAGGTGGGTTTCTCTGTTTCTCGCAGTATGAAGAAACACCCTGGGTcagtattcacaaagcgtctcagaattAGAGTGCTGTTCTTGAATGAGTTTTTTTCCTTTAGAAAAATAATGAATATGATTATATGTacaagggggacctgatcctagatgcTTTGAATATAGGCCCTGGTATTCTGTAATACTCCACAAACAATGAGGAAATATTTGCTGAATATACAGTAATGGCATATTTTCAATTTAGAGACAGAAGATTGATTTCACGTAATTCTGACCGGTTGGTAAAATGTCCAGCTGCGCTAGTGCAGGATGGAGGTGAAACGGCTCTACTCCGTCTAAACCTGCTCAATCACACACGCTTACCTGTTTAAGTACTACTATGCTGCCACTTTGATCCATGCTCCACTCTCCATTCTCTCCACCACCATGAATTAAACATTTGGGTTACGTTTTGTCGCATACCATCCCTGAAGACATGTTTTATAGCCAagaccctgactgctcttcagaaGGAGTTTGTCTCTTAATTTATGGCCAGTCCATCACTTATTTCCCCTCTCTGATCATGTATCGCTATCTATTGGCTGTTAAGTCAGAGTTCTCTGGATGCTTTGATGGTTCTGCTGCTCATCTCAATTCTCATTCTCCTCAGTACATCACAGAACAGCTACAGTTGTTGAAATGTGGTGGCTATATGGAGTGAGAAGgcaaaataatatgcatattctaactGACTTCGGTCTCTTCTTCTCCAGGTCGCTATGGTTTCTCTCACCAGGCCGGAGATGGGTCTTTGCCCATGAATGGTATGGAAATGTTAGATTTTGCCTCAATACAATAAAGTGTATAGCTTAGTTCAGCCATTCACAGTACAGGTAGTCAATTGGATGCAAGTTGTTCATGGAGTGTACATTATTTTATAACCCTGTGCTGTTAAGAGTTGGTATGAAGGCTGTTGTGTCTTGTTTTACATGCAGCTAGGAGCTATGGCAGACGACGAGGTAAAGCCAAACCCAAAATGTCTTCATGTTTTAGCCTAAGTCATGTCATTATTTGCAAAGCGGCCATTACACAGTACATGCTGTCTGGTTTGGCCTCTCTGTGTCTAAAATggtggaatagggtgccattttcagATGCAACTTGTCTGTGTTTACCTCTTAAACGCTGACTGTTCACTAGTCCCCGACTGAACCTGCAGAGGAAGACTTCATGTCCCCAGGGAGGATTTGAAATGAATATAATAAAACAATCATCTTAATTCTATAAATactatactgctcaaaaaaataaagggaacactattagttgacctaactggtttaatatatatagctattagttgacctaactggtttaatatatatagctattagttgacctaactggtttaatatacactgctcaaaaaataaagggaacacttaaacaacacaatgtaactccaagtcaatcacacttctgtgaaatcaaactgtccacttaggaagcaacactgattgacaataaatttcacatgctgttgtgcaaatggaatagacaacaggtggaaattataggcaattagcaagacacccccaataaaggagtggttctgcaggtggtgaccacagaccacttctcagttcctatgcttcctggctgatgttttggtcacttttgaatgctggcggtgctttcactctagtggtagcatgagacggagtctacaacccacacaagtggctcaggtagtgcagctcatccaggatggcacatcaatgcgagctgtggctagaaggtttgctgtgtctgtcagcgtagtgtccagagcatggaggcgctaccaggagacaggccagtacatcaggagatgtggaggaggccgtaggagggcaacaacccagcagcaggaccgctacctccgcctttgtgcaaggaggagcactgccagagccctgcaaaatgacctccagcaggccacaaatgtgcatgtgtctgctcaaacggtcagaaacagactccatgagggtggtatgagggcccgacgtccacaggtgggggttgggcttacagcccaacaccgtgcaggacgtttggcatttgccagaaaacaccaagattggcaaattcgccactggcgccctgtgctcttcacagatgaaagcaggttcacactgagcacatgagcacatgtgacagagtctggagacgccgtggagaacgttctgctgcctgcaacatcctccagcatgaccggtttggcggtgggtcagtcatggtgtggggtggcatttctttggggggccgcacagccctccatgtgctcgccagaggtagcctgactgccattaggtaccgagatgagatcctcagaccccttgtgagaccatatgctggtgcggttggccctgggttcctcctaatgcaagacaatgctagacctcatgtggctggagtgtgtcagcagttcctgcaggaggaaggcattgatgctatggactggcccgaccgttccccagacctgaatccaattgagcacatctgggacatcatgtctcgctccatccaccaacgccacgttgcaccacagactgtccaggagttggcggatgctttagtccaggtctgggaggagatccctcaggagaccatccgccacctcatcaggagcgtgcccaggcgttgtagggaggtcatacaggcacgtggaggccacacacactactgagcctcattttgacttgttttaaggacattacatcagttggatcagcctgtagtgtggttttacactttaattttgagtgtgactccaaatccagacctccatgggttgataaatttgatttccattgataatttttgtgtgattttgttgtcagcacattcaactatgtaaagaaaaaagtatttaataagaatatttcattcattcagatctaggatgtgttattttagtgttccctttatttttttgagcagtgtataaagcaTTTAAGAACTTCCGTGTAGATTGTGGCCTACTGCTCTGTGTTGCTTTATATACTTAACATGGTGAAGTGTTGAAATGGATTTCCAGGTTGTCATTATTGCAGTTATGCTGACCGTCTCAGATTGCTATATTAATAACCTTCAACACGTGTTTGTTGTGAAATCTGATCATATGTACAGCGCAATAGCAAAAAAGATGAGCTGACATGATTGTCGGGTGCCTGTTTCCTGCTGGGTTGTTATGACCTGGCTGTGGTGGCTTGTCACTAGACTTTACCAAAACATCAAATCTTGTAAGCGCTTGCGGAAATCATGATTGGTTTCATGATCATGGTTATCTTTTGTCTTCATCACAATGAAAAATTGCTTTATTTGAGTTAATTTGATTTCAATCAATGTACCGCAATTTTTTTGTAGGTGTATTTATTTGGGTACAATCTTACCCTTTTTTGACGACTGAGTCAAACAGAGCTGAGCCAAGCTCTACTGAGCTGGCCTGGTTAAATCCAAGCTCTACTGAGCTGGCCTGGTTAAATCCAAGCTCTACTGAGCTGGCCTGGTTAAATCCAAGCTCTACTGAGCTGGTCTGGTTAAATCCAAGCTCTACTGAGCTGGCCTGGTTAAATCCAAGCTCTACTGAGCTGGCCTGGTTAAATCCAAGCTCTACTGAGCTGGCCTGGTTAAATCCAAGCTCTACTGAGCTGGCCTGGTTAAATCCAAGCTCTACTGAGCTGGCCTGGTTAAATCCAAGCTCTACTGAGCTGGCCTGGTTAAATCCAAGCTCTACTGAGCTGGCCTGGTTAAATCCAAGCTCTACTGAGCTGGCCTGGTTAAATATCCACAATAGTTGttggaaaggacaatgtgaaaatgAATTATCGGAGCCAGCACACTATGGTTTGAAAATAAATATAACCACAAATAGGTGCTAAGTGGCATAAAAATGTCCAGGCACTCGTGTTTGGTTTGAAAGTTAAAAAGCCTTTAATGTATGGGACATTTTAAATACTTCAATGTATAGCAGCTTACGTCTTCATCAGGGTGTCGGGGTTAGTACGGTTTGGGTTGGCAACATGGTGTGAAATAAGTCCAGGGTGTCGGGGTTAGTACGGTTTGGGTTGGCAACATGGTGTGAAATAAGTCCAGGGTGTCGGGGTTAGTACGGTTTGGGTTGGCAACATGGTGTGAAATAAGTATCTCTACCGATCTATCTCTCTGCCCTCCAGGTCACTCTAACCTGTTCCCCATGGAGGACGAGCGGTCCTTCGGAGAGGACGAGTCAGGTGACCAGGGACTTCCTGGTTTAGGATCCGCCCACTGTTTCCCGCACCTCAACGGAGAGCGAGTGGAGAGATACTCACGCAAGGTGTTTGTGGGAGGACTGCCCCCCGATATAGACGAAGGTATTGATCAATGAACAGAATAATATACCTTTTACAATGTAGTTCTGAGTTAGAGACGATGAGAGGCGTCTGTTTTCTATGTTAATGGGTCCCGACATGTGATGTCAGAGGCTTGAAGGCTGTGTGCTACAACTACAGTGCCCTGAAGAGCCTGTGTAGCTGACTAGCTTTGACTCTTTCATTCTCAGATGAGATCACCGCCAGTTTCCGCCGGTTCGGTCACCTGTTTGTCGATTGGCCCCACAAGGCTGAGAGCAAGTCCTATTTCCCACCCAAAGGTGAGTCTGATATGGTCACATTGGCCAGGAAATACTAGGGGCCCTAGGAATGACGGGGACACTCGGGGGGGCCCTAGGAATGACGGGGACACTCGGGGGGGCCCTAGGAATGACGGGGACACTCGGGGGGGGCCCTAGGAATGACGGGGACACTCGGGGGGGCCCTAGGAATGACGGGGACACTCGGGGGGCCCTAGGAATGACGGGAAAATTCCTAGGGCCCCGAGTTAAGGGAACTAGATGAAGGTCATGAGAGTACTGagctctttctttccctctagGTTATGCATTCTTACTGTTCCAAGACGAGAGCTCTGTCCAGGCTCTGATCGATGCCTGTATCGAGGAGGATGGCAAGCTCTACCTCTGTGTCTCCAGCCCCACCATCAAGGACAAGCCTGTgacgtgtctgtctgtgtgtgacacACGAGCCAGTCAGTCTTGGTGGGAGTTGTCTGTCCTACTTGTCAGTCTAGCACTGCTGGTAAATAGTTGTGAGATCTCCCCAGTCCACTCACCTAGTTCAGCCCTGCCCACTCCACTCACCTAGTTCAGCCCTGCCCACTCCACTCACCTAGTTCAGCCCTGCCCACTCCACTCACCTAGTTCAGCCCTGCCCACTCCACTCACCTAGTTCAGCCCTGCCCACTCCACTCACCTAGTTCAGCCCTGCCCACTCCACTCACCTAGTTCAGCCCTGCCCACTCCACTCACCTAGTTCAGCCCTGCCCACTCCACTCACCTAGTTCACATCTAGTTGTATGGACTTTGAAAGAGTTACAAATGTTATATGACATTTGTTAGCATTTTCTAGATGTTATATGGGTGTTATCTGAATGTTGTCTGGCCGTTCCTCTAGGTCCAGATCCGTCCCTGGAACCTGAACGACAGTGACTTTGTGATGGACGGCTCTCAGCCTCTGGACCCGAGGAAGACCATCTTCGTAGGAGGGGTGCCACGTCCTCTACGCGCAGGTACTGGACtgtgattctgtgtgtgtgtatgagagagagactgagctacagtaatgcctaggctttagctcagcaggctaacactgtCTGGCGTGACAGACCCAGTCAGCCACATCATCAACCTATATGTGTTACTGTTCCAGTGGAGCTGGCCATGATAATGGatcgtctgtatggaggagtgtgtTACGCTGGCATCGACACAGACCCTGAGCTGAAGTACCCTAAAGGAGCGGGCCGTGTGGCCTTCTCCAATCAGCAGAGCTACATCGCTGCTATTAGCGCTCGATTCGTTCAGCTGCAGCACGGCGAGATCGACAAACGGGTGAGTCAGTCTGGTCTTTGGTAGTTTAGCGGAGCCACATACGCTGTGCATTTTGTCAAGGAGAAAAACCATAGATGCCTCACACGAACAATAGCTAAGCTACAAAATGGCGCTGGCTCTGAGCTTTTCCCCTCTGGTTTCTCTCATGTCCCATTCCATCTGGGTATGTTtcatctcctctttctccttctgtcctccccctcttccccaggTGGAAGTGAAGCCATACGTGCTGGATGACCAGCTGTGTGATGAGTGCCAGGGGACACGCTGTGGGGGAAAGTTCGCTCCCTTCTTCTGCGCTAACGTCACCTGTCTCCAGTACTACTGCGAGTACTGCTGGGCAGCCATACACTCCCGTGCCGGACGAGAGTTCCACAAGCCACTGGTCAAGGAGGGGGGAGACCGGCCCCGACACATATCCTTCAGGTGGaattagggagggagggagggtgacggGCTATGTTGTAGAAAATAAATGCACTTTTCTTTTTGCTGGTTCCTATTTAGTTTCAAAATGAAAAAAGAAACTTAAAAGCTTAATTTaatctttatttttttaatcagaCTTTCTTCTAAGACAAGTAAATGCTAAGAAGAAGTAAAACGAAGTGAAAGAAATCCCGTTTTGAATTTAAGTTAAGGTGTGCATGAGTACTTGGATGCATTATTAGATACGAGAAGAAGTGTTTCTTCTGACTTGACTGTACTTTCTTTTCTCATTAGCTGGCGAAGCTGCTTACATTTGTTGTCAAGAGTAACATATATAACATTTGAGTGAGCTATGTGCTGCACCTCAATCAGTATATTAACTAGAACAGTTGCGTTTTAAAGGGTGCacttattttgttactttacGCATGCAGGATTAGATTAATAATTGTATCGTTAACCAAAGGTTGAGAGCAACTGGTCAGGTTAAAGTTCAATAGTCAAAGAAATCCACTGCAGTAGGGCAGACAGACTTGACAATTCCCTTCATCATAAATAAACTGTTCAGAGTACATACAGGATTATTTCAGAAAAAAATGATCCCCTCGGTATCAGGCCTGACATCGATTACTGGTATGTGTTTCTAGATCATGGTTTAAATTGACGCATTGTAGCCAAAATGGGCAAACCAAAGATTGGCCTAAAAACAAGTGATCAAAGCCAGTTGATTATCTGAGGGGTTTAAGGACTATAAGACTCCATTTTCAGGTTCAGGAGGTCAGTAAGGCTAGTGCCGTTAAGTTGTGAAATTGAGAGGGGAGAAAGTCTTTGGAAAGACACCTTCAGCTGATAAAGACTACAGCCCTAGCTATCTAGGCAGGGCTCCGGTATTGGCAGTAGTATTAGCTCACTATATATTGTCAGGGATATTAGCACTGGACGCTAACATGCTAATGTTGTAGTACTAGTAGGAATGCACAGTACAgtggtagctagctacagtgttCCCTGAGTGACTCATAGTATGCAGCCTGGTACTATGTGCTTAAGTGTTAACCAACTCCTCTGGCTATCGTTGTCCAGCCAATTAAAACGGAGAGGAGTTGGCTgaagcacagacagacaggactacCAGCCTAGTCTCATGGTGATCTGACGCACTCTCTCCCATGACTGGAGTGTAGAGGAAGTAGATCCGAGCTGTGGCGAATGGATTCGCTAGTGGATTCTAGCTGTGGAGGATGAATACGTTAGTTGGACACTCTTTGAAGAACTTGCTGTCACAGAGATAAAGATATTATTTTATACATGGCCTGCTGATTTTTGTACAGTGTTTTCTAGCTGATTATTTTGTCATGAACATATATAAATTTATTATGCACTACTTttctaaatatttttttcaatagTCATTTTAGGCACATTTTTCACAAGATGGGATAACTCCTTTTGCAATACCTCATTTTTTTCACTTGGTGAAAAATAATTTTGTACCTTTGTTACTAAGAGATCTGCATTTATGGTAaaagttaatttaaaaaataaaaaatgaatgatATTAATATAATTTTCAATTTAGCTTTTTATATATTTAAGTGCTGGTAAATGTTAAATTGTCTGGTGTGATTGTGTAGAGAAAAGAAAAAGAGTTAGCCAATCATGTACAGTACAGACTTCTCTTTCATAATAATAAACCATAAGTACTGGATCTTAAGGCATGACAAGACCTTTCTAAACTTATTTTGATAGTCTTGAAACATATATTCAGCTTGTAGTGGGTAAGGAAAATCTTGGGGAAATGTTTTGGCTTGGGTGGATGAGTGAACCCTTGTTCCCTTGTATCAtcagtgaatgatgacaggtgtTCTAAAAACTATTTAGATTCTCATTCTGGAACTACCTGAAGGTTCCAGAATGTACCAGTTATTCTAGGCATGCATGACGTAATACAGAATAACAACATGACTATTGACTAGTGTTAATGCAGAAAACTATTGTAATGCACTAGATCTCtctttgttttatttttgtatGAGTTTTGAAGTTCTCTTTCAGATCACCTATCTATCCTCTCTTTCTCACCTAAAGTCTGCCTCCCTCACAGACAGACCTGCTGTACATGCAGGATACCACATGAGTTTAGCCATGTAGAAGACACTTGTTCCTAAAGACACTTGATCACTCCACCCCTGTGATGTGGCATGCTTTGGGACATAGACTTGAATGTGATTCATGTTGCAAGTTAACTTTGAGCCCTGATGTGCAATACTTCTTCTTTCCTAAAACAGTTTCTCTCTTTCTGCAATGTAAATCATTTAAACCCATATAAACCATGTAAACATTAAAACAGGATTATTTTCTCAGTCTACTATTGTTCATGCTGGTGTCTGCAAAGTAAAACAAAAAGATACTTTCTACTAATATATAACTGAATTTATTTTTAAACATTATTTTGTGCTTATTCAATTATTTTGCTACTACCATGCTACTGTGATTAAGAAAACATTGTATATACTAAGTTGATAACGTATTTAGCATTTGTTATATTTTCAATTGAAATGTAAAACTATCATTTGGATCAGATTTGTATATTTTTTGGGGTGATGTGTTGAACTTGTTGATGTCTAGGTTTTCTAATTGCTGTTTGTGTGCCACATTCAGAGGAATAATGTCTGTTAGTATTACTTGATTGCGAAACATGTCAATAGTTTTTAATGGTATGTTGGGAAGGTTGTATTTATTGATATACCTTTTTTACTTGAGACATCATCTTGATTTTTATTATGGTCATTTCGCATTTATAAGTTCCAATTTGTATATTTCTCCCCCCCGGTTATGTTATGTGGTAACAGATGTCAGTTTTTATAGTTGGTTTGTAGAACTGAAGTAAAAATCAAGATCTAAAGTCATATAATCATCTGCAGCCAACTATTTCTAACTGTATGCATACAACATTTGAAGTATTTGTAATGTGAGATGTTGAAAGAATAAAACTCAGCTGTGAGGAGAACAGGGGTTGAAGTCAATTTCTTGAGGAAAGCAAGGCGTGTGTGCTGCTAGGTTTGTACATGAAAAGGAAAACGCACAGGTTCTTTTTTCAGTACATTCCTTTTGAACCCTGCACCCAAATAAACTATTGACTCAAACACTCCAATTTCTCATTATGTTGCTAAAAGTGGACATAACTCCCCTCCATGGATTTAAACCCACTGGATTGGTATAAATATTGTTACACCAGTCCATTCCTTTTTAATCCATGATGGGGAGTGAGTAAGTGCACACTTCATGCAGAAGATTGTCCCTCCTTACAAGACCAGTCTTTCTACATTGTTTTGTTCCTCTTTTTATTTGTGTGAACGGTGTTGTGACCCTTGTTAAATGCATTTGACTTGACTAGAAGGGTAGAGTATTGGACCACAACCGTTGAGTGCAGCTGTGTGTGACCGAGACCAAGGAGGAGGTTTCTGACACAAATTATAGATGCAGGCAGATCCAATTCTCCAGCCCGGACCTTTGGCTCCTGATACCAACAACGACAGATACCTAGAGGGTTGAAAGTGGACTCAGCAGGCCACTGCACTATGTGCTATTTCATATGTCAGAAAAAGAAAGCAACGCCATCTGCTGGCGAAGAGAAGTCATTGTAATGCCGCAGGCAAATCTTTTATTTTCATCAATCCATTTGGCCGGCAGTGGCAAATTGTACTGCTCTTTTGGTCAATGAGTGACAACACTAATGTTCACAAAATAAGTGATTAGCAGCTAAATTGAGAATTAAATAGTGCGTTGTTGCATCTCTAGATGCATGTTTACAGACTGGGCACGTGCAGCTAATCCTAACTGCTCGAGGTAGGTAGGGCACGGGCTCGAGACTGTCCGTTTACTagcctagctagccagcagcattTTTTTAGAGACTAACTTTTGCTAGCTAACTTCAAATTATTGTTGATGAACAGGCATAGAAATAAGATGCCAGGTGCTCAGTTCAAGGCTGTTTACGTGCCAAGTTTTGGATATCAATCCTCACGATGTAGTCAAAAAGATGGACAGCAAATGAATGAGTACTTGATCGAGTTGTCCAGCTCACGGAGAAGACAAGATACGTTGTCAACAAAAAAGATCAAATTAACGAAGTGTAACAGCAAGCCTGCACTGTCCAAGAAGAAACGAAAGGATGAGAGAAGGTCGATGCCTCCACCACGACCCGTGATAGAGAGAATGACAGCTGCCCGAAGTCaaggtgaaggagagagatcaCAACAACAGAGACGGAGAAATCCTAACGTTGGACAAAGATGTAACTACACTAAAATAACGTTATCCAGAATATTGTCAGAATAAGTAGTTAGCTATCAGCAGAATGTTTGTCATGTGATGGTCTAAATTAGGCTACCCAACTCAACCCTGT of Salvelinus alpinus chromosome 4, SLU_Salpinus.1, whole genome shotgun sequence contains these proteins:
- the LOC139574701 gene encoding cytoplasmic polyadenylation element-binding protein 4-like isoform X1 encodes the protein MDDYGFGVLVKNNGSGNKSAFPVRIPPHLQPQPPHLNHPANPPSPPSFVNSTSATNGGGSAWLFPSVTPHSNMQDEILDSDKSNALDLQDLQEKAQPQALSPGQQEAGGGLGELDGILPEDGSMEKGSLETGGKEKLRGGMDSPPVLGGFDYQDSLGMGTSGAQSSTTSSSLTSFNNWSPTIPSNPSPVIGEDVGGGFFGPAGSNANGPQMLFQNFSHHAGPGFGGAGGSFSPQIGPVSQHHHPPHHYHPHNQGVPPQHRRSPASPHPPQPSFPPHPHRSGAFTQLPHLAPAQSKPPSPWGSYQSPAPPTSTSWSPGGGGYGGWGGSQGVREYRRGLNGGVTALNSISPLKKSFPNNQVPSQKYPRNNSGFNQKAWMEDSMSRTDNFPFQQERTRSFDGFSMHSLENSLIDIMRAEQDSLKGRYGFSHQAGDGSLPMNARSYGRRRGHSNLFPMEDERSFGEDESGDQGLPGLGSAHCFPHLNGERVERYSRKVFVGGLPPDIDEDEITASFRRFGHLFVDWPHKAESKSYFPPKGYAFLLFQDESSVQALIDACIEEDGKLYLCVSSPTIKDKPVQIRPWNLNDSDFVMDGSQPLDPRKTIFVGGVPRPLRAVELAMIMDRLYGGVCYAGIDTDPELKYPKGAGRVAFSNQQSYIAAISARFVQLQHGEIDKRVEVKPYVLDDQLCDECQGTRCGGKFAPFFCANVTCLQYYCEYCWAAIHSRAGREFHKPLVKEGGDRPRHISFRWN
- the LOC139574701 gene encoding cytoplasmic polyadenylation element-binding protein 4-like isoform X3, with the translated sequence MDDYGFGVLVKNNGSGNKSAFPVRIPPHLQPQPPHLNHPANPPSPPSFVNSTSATNGGGSAWLFPSVTPHSNMQDEILDSDKSNALDLQDLQEKAQPQALSPGQQEAGGGLGELDGILPEDGSMEKGSLETGGKEKLRGGMDSPPVLGGFDYQDSLGMGTSGAQSSTTSSSLTSFNNWSPTIPSNPSPVIGEDVGGGFFGPAGSNANGPQMLFQNFSHHAGPGFGGAGGSFSPQIGPVSQHHHPPHHYHPHNQGVPPQHRRSPASPHPPQPSFPPHPHRSGAFTQLPHLAPAQSKPPSPWGSYQSPAPPTSTSWSPGGGGYGGWGGSQGVREYRRGLNGGVTALNSISPLKKSFPNNQVPSQKYPRNNSGFNQKAWMEDSMSRTDNFPFQQERTRSFDGFSMHSLENSLIDIMRAEQDSLKGRYGFSHQAGDGSLPMNGHSNLFPMEDERSFGEDESGDQGLPGLGSAHCFPHLNGERVERYSRKVFVGGLPPDIDEDEITASFRRFGHLFVDWPHKAESKSYFPPKGYAFLLFQDESSVQALIDACIEEDGKLYLCVSSPTIKDKPVQIRPWNLNDSDFVMDGSQPLDPRKTIFVGGVPRPLRAVELAMIMDRLYGGVCYAGIDTDPELKYPKGAGRVAFSNQQSYIAAISARFVQLQHGEIDKRVEVKPYVLDDQLCDECQGTRCGGKFAPFFCANVTCLQYYCEYCWAAIHSRAGREFHKPLVKEGGDRPRHISFRWN
- the LOC139574701 gene encoding cytoplasmic polyadenylation element-binding protein 4-like isoform X2 gives rise to the protein MDDYGFGVLVKNNGSGNKSAFPVRIPPHLQPQPPHLNHPANPPSPPSFVNSTSATNGGGSAWLFPSVTPHSNMQDEILDSDKSNALDLQDLQEKAQPQALSPGQQEAGGGLGELDGILPEDGSMEKGSLETGGKEKLRGGMDSPPVLGGFDYQDSLGMGTSGAQSSTTSSSLTSFNNWSPTIPSNPSPVIGEDVGGGFFGPAGSNANGPQMLFQNFSHHAGPGFGGAGGSFSPQIGPVSQHHHPPHHYHPHNQGVPPQHRRSPASPHPPQPSFPPHPHRSGAFTQLPHLAPAQSKPPSPWGSYQSPAPPTSTSWSPGGGGYGGWGGSQGVREYRRGLNGGVTALNSISPLKKSFPNNQVPSQKYPRNNSGFNQKAWMEDSMSRTDNFPFQERTRSFDGFSMHSLENSLIDIMRAEQDSLKGRYGFSHQAGDGSLPMNARSYGRRRGHSNLFPMEDERSFGEDESGDQGLPGLGSAHCFPHLNGERVERYSRKVFVGGLPPDIDEDEITASFRRFGHLFVDWPHKAESKSYFPPKGYAFLLFQDESSVQALIDACIEEDGKLYLCVSSPTIKDKPVQIRPWNLNDSDFVMDGSQPLDPRKTIFVGGVPRPLRAVELAMIMDRLYGGVCYAGIDTDPELKYPKGAGRVAFSNQQSYIAAISARFVQLQHGEIDKRVEVKPYVLDDQLCDECQGTRCGGKFAPFFCANVTCLQYYCEYCWAAIHSRAGREFHKPLVKEGGDRPRHISFRWN
- the LOC139574701 gene encoding cytoplasmic polyadenylation element-binding protein 4-like isoform X4 encodes the protein MDDYGFGVLVKNNGSGNKSAFPVRIPPHLQPQPPHLNHPANPPSPPSFVNSTSATNGGGSAWLFPSVTPHSNMQDEILDSDKSNALDLQDLQEKAQPQALSPGQQEAGGGLGELDGILPEDGSMEKGSLETGGKEKLRGGMDSPPVLGGFDYQDSLGMGTSGAQSSTTSSSLTSFNNWSPTIPSNPSPVIGEDVGGGFFGPAGSNANGPQMLFQNFSHHAGPGFGGAGGSFSPQIGPVSQHHHPPHHYHPHNQGVPPQHRRSPASPHPPQPSFPPHPHRSGAFTQLPHLAPAQSKPPSPWGSYQSPAPPTSTSWSPGGGGYGGWGGSQGVREYRRGLNGGVTALNSISPLKKSFPNNQVPSQKYPRNNSGFNQKAWMEDSMSRTDNFPFQERTRSFDGFSMHSLENSLIDIMRAEQDSLKGRYGFSHQAGDGSLPMNGHSNLFPMEDERSFGEDESGDQGLPGLGSAHCFPHLNGERVERYSRKVFVGGLPPDIDEDEITASFRRFGHLFVDWPHKAESKSYFPPKGYAFLLFQDESSVQALIDACIEEDGKLYLCVSSPTIKDKPVQIRPWNLNDSDFVMDGSQPLDPRKTIFVGGVPRPLRAVELAMIMDRLYGGVCYAGIDTDPELKYPKGAGRVAFSNQQSYIAAISARFVQLQHGEIDKRVEVKPYVLDDQLCDECQGTRCGGKFAPFFCANVTCLQYYCEYCWAAIHSRAGREFHKPLVKEGGDRPRHISFRWN